From Halorussus lipolyticus:
CCCGCGAGGAGAAGATTCACCCGAGTATCATCTCGACGGTCCGGACCGTCTGGAAGATTTTCGTCCTCTACACCGCACTCGCAATCGTGGCGATGTTCGTCGCCATCTCGCTGTCGGACTACGGCTCTCGACTGCCGACGTGGCAGGTGTTCTGGCAGGCGCTCAATCACGCCATGACCGGTCTCTCGACGGGCGGATTCTCGGTCACGGACAACTCCATCGCCACCTACGACTCGCCGCTCATCGAGACGGTGCTTCTGCCCATCATGGCGCTCGGGGCCATCGCCTTCCCGATTCACTACGGCATCCTCTCGAACCGTGACGCCGAACCCCTCTGGGAGGACCTCCAGACCCGGTGGCTGTTCGTTCTGTTCGGGGCCGGCGTCGTGGTCCTCTCGCTTCAGAACGCGGCCGCCGTCACCTCAGCGTTCGACGCCGCCAACTACGCAGGCTTGCAGACGGTCGGTCTCTCGGCGGCCCAGACCACCGCGGTCCGGGACTCGGTGTTCCAGTGGGTGAGCGCCCTCTCGTGTACCGGGTTCCAGTCGTCGGGCATCGGCGACTGGAAAGCGGGCGGAAAGCTCCTGATTTCGGTCGGGATGGTCATCGGCGGGGCCGCGGGTTCGACCGTCGGCGGCATCAAAATCATCCGGGCCTACACCATCGGCCGAGGCATCGTCTGGCAGTTCTCCAGAGTGTTCCTGCCCGAGAGCGCGGTCGTCACCGCCAAGATAAACGGCCGGAAACTCGGCAGAAACGGGATGGAACGGGAGTTCAGCGAGGCCGCCATCGTCAGTCTGCTCTGGGTCGTCCTGCTGGTCGCCAGTTCCATCGTGCTGGTGAACGTCGCCGGACCGGACTTCGGCTACGCCGACGCGCTGTTCGAAGTCGCCAGCGCGCAGGGCAACGTCGGCCTCTCGACCGGCATCACCGGACCGGGCATGAACCCCCTCGCGGAAGCGATGTTCCTCCTCAACATGTGGGTCGGCAGACTCGAAATCATCCCGATTCTGGTGTTCGGGCGCTCGCTGATTTACGGGCTGACCCCGCGCTGAGGACGCTTCCCGCCGTGGGCTTCTACTGACCGAACCCGGAAAGCCCCGCCAGTATCTCGTCCAGTTCGTCGTCCAGCGCGTCGGCGAGTTCCCGGACGCCCGATTTCTCGGCGCGCTCGGGGTTCGCCAGTACGTGGACCTCCTCGGTCCCGACACTCACGAAGCCGAGGCCGAGTTTCTCGGCGGTCGCCCGCAGTCCGAGTCCGGCGTCTGCCTGTCCGCTGGCCACCTTTCTGGCGGGACTCTCGTGGGCCTTCGCGGCCAACTCGAAGCCGTCGATGGACGCCACGAGGTCGTGGCGCGAGGAGCCACGTTCGTCGGCGAGGTCGGCGATTGCCCTGCCGAGGCTGGTCCGAAGCCCCGAGTCGCTCCCCCGGTTGACGAACCGCAGGTCCCGGTCCACGAGGTCCGCGAGACTCCCGATTTCCTCGGGGTTCCCGGCGGGCACGACCAGCCCCCACTCGCGCCGGTAGGCGGCCAGTTCGGTGGCCTCGACGCCGCGGTCCTCGGCGGTGCCAGCGGACGTGACCGCGAAGTCCGGCACGCCGTCCCGAAGTCGGCGCAGACCCTCGCGGGACCCGACCGAGAGGTAGCGCGGGCGTTCGAGGCTATCGAGGAGCCTCGCCAGCGCGGGGTCGTCCTCGCCCACGCCGAGGACGGTCGGCGGGCGCACGTCCGGCGAGAACAGTTGGACCGCGACCGTCTCGTCCTCGGCGACGTAGGCGGTGTCGGCGGGGACCTCGACCACGCCGTCGGCCTCCACGAGGCTGG
This genomic window contains:
- a CDS encoding TrkH family potassium uptake protein — encoded protein: MARNRTVCRIPADLAIIARDVGSLLAMEAGLMTITVGVALVFAEWYPALAFLLAGGLTASIGLGAKQYFADAPEPRMKHGMIIAAAGWFCVALFGAIPFFLTAYLTPPEVMATYVESAPAGTYEAVTMLGVESRSSLVYFRDPLHAFFESMSGWTGSGLTMAVHEPTLPRAIQWWRSFIQWVGGVGVIVLTTAILARPGSGSYALYRSEAREEKIHPSIISTVRTVWKIFVLYTALAIVAMFVAISLSDYGSRLPTWQVFWQALNHAMTGLSTGGFSVTDNSIATYDSPLIETVLLPIMALGAIAFPIHYGILSNRDAEPLWEDLQTRWLFVLFGAGVVVLSLQNAAAVTSAFDAANYAGLQTVGLSAAQTTAVRDSVFQWVSALSCTGFQSSGIGDWKAGGKLLISVGMVIGGAAGSTVGGIKIIRAYTIGRGIVWQFSRVFLPESAVVTAKINGRKLGRNGMEREFSEAAIVSLLWVVLLVASSIVLVNVAGPDFGYADALFEVASAQGNVGLSTGITGPGMNPLAEAMFLLNMWVGRLEIIPILVFGRSLIYGLTPR